The proteins below are encoded in one region of Colletotrichum lupini chromosome 5, complete sequence:
- a CDS encoding major facilitator superfamily transporter encodes MAAPQITTPTSAPEVIPGTRRLYDENGNNLPGDASLLKHGDIVLVPQPTESPNDPLRWSLARKIWHSCLVLYIVGLTAATSNNAGSGADGVNEEYGISYDAFNTGAGVLFIAIGYWTLLSSPLVHLYGRRLGYLISMVVNIGGLIWYARITNVGGVVWSQLFVGAAESVGEATVQLSLLDIWFEHQTGSVLGIYTFATAIGTYLGPLIGAYVSSGLGWRWIGYVGTIICGISLIVIYFGLEETEFNRDRYLTGNGERYPVDDGNRTAATVVPEKTSAQASARNSVSIERDPTSGQDASVTEKQQTPHLAETTTGTDHGSMVSTTARDRMAFSYSRRKTYWDRIRIITPAPNLQGTGFKQYLFRLWHTLRVFTFPAVWYAGLQWGLQNICLTFYLTVQEDWWYGPPWNYSAAAVGNMNLPTLIGSLIGCIYGGYGSDQFMLWMIKRNKGVMESEFRLYLMALCTVIFPTGMWLFGIGSARGWDWPLPYVGLGFIGFGYGCAGDLSLAYLADSFPEMVLEGMVGVAVINNTIAMLFTFVASYWLDSGMENCFIALGVLSFVIMGLSLPMIMFGKRSRRWAKDRYLRFVDIRDGFSK; translated from the exons ATGGCCGCTCCACAAATCACAACACCAACGTCAGCACCCGAAGTCATTCCGGGCACGCGACGACTCTACGATGAGAACGGCAACAATTTACCGGGCGACGCCTCGCTCCTGAAGCACGGCGACATCGTCCTTGTGCCTCAGCCCACCGAGAGCCCCAATGATCCACTGCGATGGTCACTGGCCCGCAAGATCTGGCACTCGTGCCTTGTGCTATACATTGTCGGTCTCACAGCTGCCACCTCCAATAATGCGGGTTCCGGCGCGGACGGCGTGAATGAGGAGTACGGAATCAGCTATGACGCCTTCAACACCGGCGCCGGTGTGCTGTTCATTGCGATTGGGTACTGGACCCTGCTGAGTTCGCCGTTGGTGCACTTGTACGGCCGCCGGCTGGGATATCTGATCTCCATGGTTGTCAACATTGGTGGTCTCATCTGGTATGCTCGCATCACCAATGTTGGCGGCGTGGTTTGGTCGCAGCTGTTTGTTGGTGCTGCTGAGTCTGTCGGCGAGGCTACTGTGCAGTTGTCGCTTCTCGATATCTGGTTTGAACACCAGACTGGCAGTGTGCTTGGTATTTACACCTTTGCAACTGCCATTGGAACCTACCTTGG GCCACTCATCGGCGCATACGTATCAAGCGGTCTCGGCTGGCGATGGATCGGCTACGTGGGCACCATCATCTGCGGCATCAGTCTGATCGTCATCTACTTTGGCCTCGAAGAGACGGAGTTCAACCGAGATCGCTATCTTACCGGCAACGGCGAACGCTACCCCGTAGACGACGGTAACCGAACTGCCGCCACTGTTGTGCCAGAGAAGACCTCGGCGCAGGCATCAGCCAGAAACTCCGTCAGCATTGAAAGAGACCCAACCTCGGGCCAAGACGCTTCCGTCACTGAGAAGCAGCAGACCCCGCATCTCGCTGAGACGACGACGGGCACCGACCACGGATCCATGGTCTCGACTACCGCGCGGGACCGCATGGCCTTCTCCTACTCCCGTCGCAAGACGTACTGGGACCGCATCCGCATCATCACGCCGGCGCCGAATCTCCAGGGCACAGGATTCAAGCAGTATCTCTTCCGCCTCTGGCACACCCTCCGAGTCTTTACTTTCCCGGCGGTATGGTACGCGGGCCTCCAGTGGGGTCTGCAGAACATCTGTTTGACGTTCTACCTGACGGTCCAAGAGGACTGGTGGTATGGCCCGCCGTGGAACTACTCTGCGGCTGCCGTGGGTAACATGAACCTGCCAACGCTGATTGGAAGTTTGATCGGATGTATCTACGGTGGTTACGGAAGTGATCAGTTCATGCTATGGATGATCAAGCGGAATAAGGGCGTCATGGAGTCTGAGTTTCGGCTGTATCTGATGGCGCTCTGCACGGTGATCTTCCCGACGGGCATGTGGCTTTTCGGCATCGGGAGCGCGCGAGGCTGGGACTGGCCTCTTCCGTATGTTGGATTGGGCTTTATCGGTTTCGGGTACGGTTGTGCCGGAGACTTGAGCTTGGCGTATCTTGCCGATTCTTTCCC TGAAATGGTATTGGAAGGCATGGTAGGTGTGGCCGTCATCAACAACACAATTGCCATGCTCTTCACCTTTGTGGCGAGCTACTGGCTGGACTCGGGTATGGAGAACTGCTTCATCGCCCTTGGGGTTCTCAGCTTCGTCATCATGGGGTTGAGCCTGCCGATGATTATGTTCGGCAAGAGATCGCGCCGATGGGCCAAGGATAGATACCTGCGATTTGTTGATATCCGTGACGGCTTTTCCAAGTAA
- a CDS encoding peptidase family T4 — MYITDSTLDGLVAKVREFQRKEGYGVIKTRSKRSAGTKEIYRQDLSCDRGGRPKASVAMIRNTKSNKTGCMWRAHLTLQTDCWVCIPHNMEHNHPPLTESFATSRSFRQLSWEAAEGGVQGIRNRVDALSRGDLPTGKLTARVIAEKISEETGALVRESDVRNIQASIRRANARDTSAGVQNEEDDDEEEEGDEE, encoded by the coding sequence ATGTACATCACAGACTCCACCCTCGACGGCCTCGTCGCCAAAGTCCGCGAATTCCAACGCAAAGAGGGCTACGGCGTCATCAAAACCCGCTCCAAGCGCTCAGCAGGCACCAAAGAAATCTACCGCCAAGACCTGAGCTGCGATCGCGGCGGCCGCCCCAAAGCCTCCGTCGCCATGATCCGCAACACAAAGTCCAACAAGACGGGTTGCATGTGGCGCGCGCACCTGACCCTCCAGACCGACTGCTGGGTCTGCATCCCGCACAACATGGAGCACAACCACCCGCCGCTGACCGAGTCCTTTGCCACGAGCCGGTCCTTTCGCCAGCTGAGCTGGGAGGCGGCCGAGGGCGGCGTGCAGGGGATCCGGAACCGGGTGGATGCGTTGTCGAGGGGGGACCTGCCGACGGGGAAGTTGACGGCGCGCGTGATTGCGGAGAAGATCTCTGAGGAAACGGGGGCGTTGGTGAGGGAGAGCGATGTGAGGAATATCCAGGCAAGTATACGGCGGGCAAACGCGCGGGATACCTCTGCCGGAGTCCAAAATGAAGAAGAtgatgatgaggaggaggaaggggACGAGGAATGA
- a CDS encoding MBOAT family protein, which yields MPPTATRVNLGMPNQQDRHSHPPLKSPEIMASTAASPNGGAHDHVLRPRPRKPQHSQLTRTQSNTSVGEMNGLTPLSETGQTSGTTSGRSTPVPHDALPSVKSMSSAKKQARAEQRRRIFPTIEFASRVSHFDPNSDYRDFHGFFNLFWIGLAIMAITTMLRNIKDTGYPMRVQIWTLFTIKIWHLAIADFLMVASTLVSLPLHRLWRSAPANGALTWKNGGMAVQSIYQVVWLAFWIAIPFVLDWTWTAQVFLLLHTMVLLMKTHSWAFYNGHLSETEKRLYALDNPSTASKDPVYLYPTPDNPMGTVSSPKTRDFKAKSEATGTSDTDSTSDEIEQLREDLAQELTSPMGNLAYPRNLTWSNYFDYLLCPTLCYELEYPRTARIDWQNLISKIIAVFGCISLLTVISEEFILPILSDASVRLSTVPKPPVSEALLILAESVSWLLFPFMLTFLLVFLVIFEYALGAFAEITHFADRHFYSDWWNSTDWMEFSREWNIPVYSFLRRHVYSASRPYIGRLPATVITFLISAIGHEIVMACITKKLRGYGFICQMLQLPIVVLQRTKWVRGKETLNNVCFWCSMVMGLSMVSHPASFRYAAIANDWQICALYVLV from the exons ATGCCCCCAACGGCCACCCGCGTCAACCTTGGAATGCC CAATCAACAAGACCGTCACTCTCATCCTCCCCTTAAATCCCCCGAGATCATGGCATCTACAGCTGCCTCCCCCAACGGCGGGGCTCACGACCACGTCCTGCGTCCGAGGCCGAGGAAGCCACAACATTCTCAGTTGACGAGAACACAGAGCAATACTTCCGTCGGCGAGATGAATGGCTTGACACCTCTATCAGAGACTGGCCAGACCAGCGGTACTACTAG TGGCCGCTCGACACCAGTCCCTCACGATGCCCTCCCCTCCGTCAAGAGCATGTCCTCGGCGAAGAAGCAAGCCCGTGCTGAACAACGACGCCGTATCTTCCCCACGATCGAGTTCGCGAGCCGCGTTTCCCACTTTGATCCCAACTCCGACTACCGCGACTTCCATGGCTTCTTCAACCTCTTCTGGATCGGCCTCGCCATCATGGCCATCACCACCATGCTGCGCAACATCAAGGATACTGGATATCCCATGAGAGTCCAGATCTGGACTCTCTTCACAATCAAGATTTGGCATTTGGCCATTGCAGACTTCCTCATGGTGGCGAGCACCCTGGTGTCACTACCCCTCCATCGCCTGTGGCGCTCTGCCCCCGCCAACGGAGCCCTGACATGGAAGAATGGCGGCATGGCTGTCCAGAGCATCTATCAAGTCGTATGGCTTGCTTTCTGGATTGCCATCCCCTTTGTGCTCGACTGGACATGGACCGCACAGGTCTTCCTGTTGCTACACACCATGGTCCTCCTGATGAAAACGCACAGCTGGGCGTTTTACAATGGCCACCTTAGCGAGACGGAGAAGCGTCTCTACGCTCTCGACAACCCCTCGACCGCCTCAAAAGACCCTGTCTACCTGTACCCAACACCCGACAACCCGATGGGTACCGTAAGCAGCCCCAAAACACGCGATTTCAAGGCCAAGTCAGAGGCCACAGGCACGTCAGACACGGACTCGACCTCGGACGAGATCGAGCAGCTCCGCGAGGATCTGGCCCAGGAGCTCACCTCGCCCATGGGAAACCTCGCATACCCTCGCAACCTGACCTGGTCCAACTATTTCGACTATCTCCTGTGTCCCACGCTATGCTACGAGCTCGAGTACCCCCGGACAGCCCGCATCGACTGGCAGAACCTCATTTCCAAGATCATCGCCGTCTTTGGCTGCATTTCCCTCCTCACGGTCATCTCTGAGGAGTTCATCCTACCCATTCTCAGCGACGCCTCCGTCCGCTTGAGCACAGTCCCGAAGCCGCCCGTCTCCGAGGCCCTCCTCATCCTAGCAGAGAGCGTCTCCTGGCTCCTCTTCCCTTTCATGCTGACCTTCCTTCTTGTCTTCCTTGTCATCTTCGAGTACGCCCTCGGCGCCTTTGCCGAAATCACGCACTTTGCGGATCGTCACTTCTACTCTGACTGGTGGAACTCAACTGACTGGATGGAGTTTTCTCGCGAGTGGAACATCCCTGTCTACAGCTTCCTGCGCCGTCACGTGTACAGTGCCAGTCGTCCCTATATCGGTCGCCTTCCGGCCACCGTCATTACCTTCTTGATCTCCGCCATAGGTCACGAGATCGTCATGGCTTGCATCACCAAGAAGCTTCGCGGCTATGGCTTCATCTGTCAAATGCTGCAGCTGCCCATCGTCGTGTTGCAGCGCACAAAGTGGGTTCGCGGCAAGGAGACGCTAAACAACGTGTGCTTTTGGTGTTCCATGGTCATGGGCCTGAGCATGGTAAGTCATCCGGCTTCCTTTCGATATGCAGCAATAGCTAATGATTGGCAGATTTGTGCTCTCTACGTCTTGGTCTAG